The Pseudomonas fluorescens genome includes a window with the following:
- a CDS encoding RNA pyrophosphohydrolase yields MIDPDGFRPNVGIILTNDAGQVLWARRINQDAWQFPQGGINPQETPEEALYRELNEEVGLEREDVEILACTRGWLRYRLPQRLVRTHSQPLCIGQKQKWFLLRLISNEQRVRMDLTGKPEFDGWRWVSYWYPLGQVVTFKREVYRRALKELAPRLLTRD; encoded by the coding sequence GTGATCGACCCCGATGGTTTCCGCCCCAATGTGGGGATCATTCTTACGAATGATGCAGGGCAGGTGCTATGGGCTCGCCGTATCAATCAAGACGCCTGGCAGTTTCCTCAGGGCGGGATCAACCCCCAGGAGACGCCGGAAGAGGCCTTGTACCGCGAGTTGAACGAAGAAGTGGGGCTTGAGCGAGAAGATGTCGAAATACTCGCCTGCACCCGCGGCTGGTTGCGCTATCGTTTGCCGCAACGCCTGGTCAGGACGCACAGCCAACCGCTGTGCATCGGCCAGAAGCAGAAATGGTTTCTCCTGCGCCTGATCTCCAACGAGCAGCGGGTGCGGATGGATTTGACCGGTAAACCGGAGTTCGATGGCTGGCGCTGGGTCAGCTATTGGTATCCGTTGGGCCAGGTGGTGACATTCAAGCGCGAAGTGTACCGACGCGCTCTCAAAGAGCTTGCCCCGCGCCTGCTGACGCGCGACTGA
- the ilvA gene encoding threonine ammonia-lyase, biosynthetic, giving the protein MLEQYVKKILTSRVYDVAVETPLQSARQLSERLGNSILLKREDLQPVFSFKIRGAYNKLTQLSDEERARGVVTASAGNHAQGLALAAKVLGVKATIVMPKTTPEIKVEGVRSRGGKVVLHGDSFPEALAYSLKLVDEKGYVYIHPYDDPHTIAGQGTVAMEILRQHPGRLDAIFVPVGGGGLIAGIAAYVKYLRPDIKIIGVEPDDSNCLQAAMAAGERVVLPTVGLFADGVAVAQIGQHTFDICKHYVDEVITVSTDEICAAIKDIYDDTRSITEPAGALGVAGIKKYVESRGISGQTLVAIDSGANVNFDRLRHVAERAELGEGREAIIAVTIPEQPGSFKAFCEAVGKRQITEFNYRYNTGSEAHIFVGVQTHPENDPRSALIASLTEQGFPVLDLTDNELAKLHIRHMVGGHAAHVIDEVVLRFEFPERPGALFNFLNKLGGRWNISMFHYRNHGAADGRVVAGLQVPHDERHLVPAALEEIGYPYWDESDNPAYQLFLG; this is encoded by the coding sequence ATGCTTGAACAGTACGTCAAAAAGATCCTCACCTCGCGCGTTTACGACGTTGCCGTAGAAACCCCGCTGCAGTCCGCTCGCCAGCTCTCCGAGCGGCTGGGCAACAGCATCTTGCTCAAGCGCGAAGACTTGCAGCCGGTGTTCTCGTTCAAGATTCGCGGAGCCTACAACAAGCTGACCCAGCTCAGCGACGAAGAGCGCGCACGCGGCGTGGTCACCGCTTCGGCAGGCAACCATGCCCAGGGCCTGGCCCTGGCGGCCAAGGTACTGGGGGTCAAGGCCACCATCGTGATGCCCAAGACCACCCCGGAAATCAAGGTCGAAGGCGTGCGCTCACGTGGCGGCAAGGTGGTGCTGCACGGTGACTCGTTCCCCGAAGCCCTGGCCTACTCGCTGAAACTGGTCGACGAAAAAGGCTACGTCTACATCCACCCGTATGACGATCCCCACACCATTGCCGGGCAGGGCACCGTGGCGATGGAAATCCTGCGCCAGCACCCGGGGCGCCTGGATGCGATCTTCGTCCCGGTGGGCGGTGGCGGGCTGATTGCCGGGATCGCGGCCTACGTGAAATACCTGCGCCCGGACATCAAGATCATCGGCGTCGAGCCGGACGACTCCAATTGCCTGCAAGCGGCCATGGCCGCTGGCGAGCGCGTAGTCCTGCCGACCGTGGGGCTGTTCGCCGACGGCGTCGCCGTGGCACAGATCGGCCAGCACACCTTCGACATCTGCAAGCATTACGTGGACGAAGTGATCACCGTCAGCACCGACGAGATCTGCGCGGCGATCAAGGATATCTACGACGATACCCGCTCGATCACCGAACCTGCCGGCGCGTTGGGTGTGGCCGGGATCAAGAAGTACGTCGAGTCGCGCGGCATCAGCGGCCAGACCCTGGTGGCCATCGACTCCGGCGCCAACGTCAACTTCGACCGCTTGCGCCACGTTGCCGAACGCGCCGAACTGGGCGAGGGCCGCGAAGCGATCATCGCCGTGACCATCCCCGAGCAGCCGGGCAGCTTCAAGGCGTTCTGCGAAGCCGTCGGCAAGCGCCAGATCACCGAATTCAACTATCGCTACAACACCGGCAGTGAGGCGCACATCTTCGTTGGCGTGCAGACCCACCCGGAAAACGACCCGCGCAGCGCGCTGATCGCCAGCCTGACCGAACAAGGCTTCCCGGTGCTGGACCTGACCGACAATGAACTGGCCAAATTGCACATTCGCCACATGGTCGGCGGGCATGCGGCCCATGTCATCGACGAAGTGGTGCTGCGCTTCGAATTCCCGGAACGCCCGGGCGCGCTGTTCAACTTCCTCAACAAGCTGGGCGGACGCTGGAACATCTCGATGTTCCACTACCGCAACCATGGCGCGGCGGATGGCCGTGTGGTCGCCGGGCTACAGGTGCCGCACGATGAGCGCCACCTGGTGCCGGCCGCCCTGGAAGAAATCGGCTACCCGTATTGGGATGAAAGCGATAATCCGGCGTATCAGCTGTTCTTGGGGTGA
- a CDS encoding HAD family hydrolase, producing MRLALFDLDNTLLGGDSDHAWGDYLCERGFLDAVTYKARNDAFYQDYLAGKLDNAEYLNFCLEILGRTEMDVLAQWHLDYMRDCIEPIVLPQAIELLEKHRDAGDKLVIITATNRFVTGPIAERLGVETLIATECEMIDGRYSGRSTDVPCFREGKVTRLNRWLEETGHSLDGSYFYSDSMNDLALLEVVTHPVAVDPDPNLRAEAHKRGWPVISLRG from the coding sequence ATGCGGCTGGCTTTATTCGACTTGGATAACACATTGCTGGGCGGCGACAGCGACCACGCGTGGGGCGATTACCTGTGCGAGCGCGGTTTCCTGGACGCTGTCACATACAAGGCACGCAACGACGCGTTCTACCAGGATTACCTGGCCGGCAAGCTCGACAACGCCGAGTACCTGAATTTTTGCCTGGAAATCCTCGGTCGTACCGAAATGGACGTGCTGGCCCAATGGCACCTGGACTACATGCGCGACTGCATCGAGCCGATCGTGTTGCCCCAGGCCATCGAATTGCTCGAAAAGCACCGTGACGCTGGCGACAAGCTGGTGATCATCACCGCCACCAACCGCTTTGTCACCGGGCCGATTGCCGAGCGCCTGGGCGTCGAAACCCTGATCGCCACCGAGTGCGAGATGATCGACGGGCGCTACAGCGGGCGCAGCACGGATGTCCCGTGCTTTCGCGAGGGCAAGGTGACCCGGCTGAACCGTTGGCTGGAAGAGACCGGGCATTCGCTCGACGGCAGCTATTTCTACAGCGATTCGATGAACGACCTGGCGCTGCTGGAGGTGGTGACGCATCCGGTGGCGGTGGATCCGGATCCGAATCTTCGGGCGGAGGCCCACAAGCGGGGTTGGCCGGTGATCAGTCTGCGTGGCTGA
- a CDS encoding DUF2269 family protein produces the protein METLTLLKIAHVVATVLLLAGALGLALWVWRTRRNGDATSAARTLQRPRLFVWLVMILALASLPFTGWWMVHQVGWSLGQTWLLASSVLYTLAALAGFWLVVRLNKLRKTPGGSGKFTFALALFSVACFIAIAGLMGAKPV, from the coding sequence ATGGAAACGTTGACCCTCCTGAAAATCGCCCACGTCGTAGCCACGGTTCTGCTGTTGGCGGGCGCCCTCGGGCTGGCCCTCTGGGTCTGGCGCACGCGCCGCAACGGCGATGCCACGTCGGCGGCACGCACGCTGCAACGTCCGCGACTGTTCGTCTGGCTGGTGATGATCCTGGCATTGGCAAGCCTGCCGTTCACGGGCTGGTGGATGGTGCATCAGGTTGGCTGGTCGCTGGGGCAGACCTGGTTGCTGGCTTCCAGCGTGCTCTATACCTTGGCGGCGTTGGCGGGGTTCTGGTTGGTGGTGCGACTGAACAAATTGCGCAAGACGCCGGGAGGTAGCGGGAAGTTTACCTTTGCCTTGGCGCTGTTCAGTGTTGCCTGCTTTATCGCCATTGCGGGGTTGATGGGAGCCAAGCCGGTTTGA
- the rpiA gene encoding ribose-5-phosphate isomerase RpiA, whose amino-acid sequence MTQDQLKQAVAQAAVDLILPKLDDKSIVGVGTGSTANCFIDALAQHKGAFDGAVASSEATAARLKGHGIPVYELNTVSDLEFYIDGADESDAHLNLIKGGGAALTREKIVAAVAKTFICIADASKLVPVLGAFPLPVEVIPMARSHVARELVKLGGDPVYREGVLTDNGNIILDVHNLQITNPVELESQINAIVGVVTNGLFAARPADVLLLGTPEGVKTLKA is encoded by the coding sequence ATGACCCAGGATCAACTCAAACAGGCCGTGGCCCAGGCCGCCGTCGACCTCATCCTCCCGAAGCTGGATGACAAGAGCATTGTCGGGGTTGGCACCGGCTCTACGGCCAATTGCTTCATCGACGCGCTGGCGCAACACAAGGGTGCGTTCGACGGCGCGGTCGCCAGCTCCGAAGCCACCGCCGCGCGCCTCAAGGGCCACGGGATTCCGGTGTACGAGCTCAACACCGTGAGCGACCTGGAGTTCTACATCGACGGCGCCGACGAAAGCGACGCGCACCTGAACCTGATCAAGGGCGGCGGCGCGGCCCTGACTCGCGAGAAGATCGTCGCGGCCGTGGCCAAGACCTTCATCTGCATTGCCGACGCCAGCAAGCTGGTGCCGGTGCTGGGCGCGTTCCCGTTGCCCGTGGAAGTCATCCCGATGGCCCGCAGTCATGTGGCCCGCGAACTGGTGAAACTGGGTGGTGACCCGGTGTATCGCGAAGGCGTACTGACCGATAACGGCAACATCATCCTCGACGTGCACAACCTGCAGATCACTAACCCGGTGGAACTGGAAAGCCAGATCAACGCCATCGTGGGCGTGGTCACCAACGGTTTGTTCGCTGCGCGTCCTGCTGATGTGCTGCTGCTGGGGACCCCTGAAGGGGTGAAGACCCTCAAGGCTTGA